CCTGCGGGTATCTCAGTTACGCCGGCGACATGGACGTGGCCATCGCGATCCGCACCGGCATCGTCAAGGATGGCGTGCTCTACGTGCAGGCGGCGGCCGGCGTGGTGGCCGATTCGGTGCCCGAGCTCGAATGGAAGGAAACCGAAGCCAAGGCGCGCGCGCTGCTGCGCGCGGCCGAACTCGTCGAGGAGGGATTGCAATGAATGCCGCAGCGCCGCATGGCCCCAGGCAAGGCACGGTCCCCTCACGGGCCAGCGCAGTACACCAAGTGAGCAGCGTGGGGGCAGCATGAACGTCTTGATGATCGACAACTACGACAGCTTCACCTACAACCTGGTGCAGTACCTGGGCGAGCTGGGCGCGCAGGTAGAGGTGGTGCGCAACGACGAGATTGGCCTGCAGGAAATTGCCGCGCGCGCGCCCGAGCGCATCGTGGTCTCGCCCGGGCCGAGCTCGCCGAGCGAGGCGGGCATTTCGGTGGCGGCCATCCGCCACTTTGCCGGCAAGGTGCCGCTGCTGGGCGTGTGCCTGGGGCACCAGGCCATAGGCGAAGCCTTTGGCGGCCAGGTGGTGCGCGCGGGCAGGCAGATGCACGGCAAGACCAGCGTGATCACCACGGACCAGAAGGGCGTGTTCGCCGGGCTGCCGCGCCAGTTCACCGTCAACCGCTACCACTCGCTGGTGATAGAGCGGGCCAGCCTGCCCGAATGCCTGATCGTGACGGCCACGAGCGAGGACGGCGAAATCCAGGGCGTGCGCCATCGCGAGCTGGCCGTGGAGGGCGTGCAGTTCCACCCCGAGAGCATCCTGAGCGAGCACGGGCATGCGCTCTTGCGCAATTTCCTGGAGCTGCGCGACTGATCGGACGGGCATGGGCGGCCCAGGCCGCTCCCACCCCATCGGAGTGGTTCCTGGATGGCCTGTGGGAGCGGCATCGGCCGCGAAAACGAAAATTTGAATCAAATCGGCCTCAAACGCTTGTCCATCAAGCGCAAGGAGCTATGAAAAATGGAGCAATCATGAACCCCATCACCCCACAGGAGGCGCTGCAGCGCACCATCGAACACCGCGAAATCTTCCATGACGAGATGCTGCACCTGATGCGCATGATCATGCGCGGCGAGCTCTCGCCGGTGATGACGGCGGCCATCGTCACCGGCCTGCGCGTGAAGAAGGAAACCATAGGCGAGATCACCGCCGCGGCCGAGGTGATGCGCGAGTTCTCCACCAAGGTGCAGGTGGCCGACACCACCCATCTGGTGGATGTCGTGGGCACCGGGGGCGACGGTGCCGGCACCTTCAACATTTCCACCTGCGCCACCTTCGTCGTTGCCGCCGCCGGCGCCCGGGTGAGCAAGCACGGCGGGCGCAGCGTCTCCAGCAAGTCGGGCAGCGCGGACGTGATGGAGCAGCTGGGCGTGAACCTGCAGCTCACGCCCGAGCAGATCGCGCGCTCGGTGGCCGAGGTGGGCATAGGCTTCATGTTCGCGCCCAACCACCATCCGGCGATGAAGAACGTCGCGCCGGTGCGCCGCGAGATGGGTGTGCGCACGCTGTTCAACATCCTCGGGCCGCTGACCAACCCGGCGGGCGCGCCCAACATCCTCATGGGGGTGTTTCACGAAGACCTGGTGGGCATCCAGGTGCGCGCGCTGCAGCGCCTGGGCGCCGAGCACGCGCTGGTGGTCTACGGGCGCGACGGCCTGGACGAGATCAGTCTGGGCGCGGGCACGCGCGTGGGCGAGCTCAGGGACGGCGTGGTGCGCGAATACGAGATCCACCCCGAGGACTTCGGCCTGCGCATGGCCGGCACCCGGGCGCTCAAGGTAGAGACGCCCGAGGAATCCCGGGCCATGCTGATGGGCGTGCTGCAGGGCGAGGAAGGCCCGGCGCACGACGTCGTCTGCCTGAACGCGGGCGCGGCGCTCTATGCCGCGGGCGTGGCGCACAGCATCGCCGACGGCCTGCGCCGCGCGCAGCAGGCGGTGGCCAGCGGCGCTGCGCGCGCCAGGCTCGATGCCTTCGTGGCCTTCACCCAGGGCTGCAAGGCATGAGCGCGGTGCCCGACATCCTGCAGGCGATCTGCGCCACCAAGGCCCAGGAGGTGGCCGCCGGCAAGGCGCGCATGCCGCTCACCACCCTGCGCGCCCGGGCCGAAGCCGCCGCGCCGGCGCGCGACTTCGTCGCCAGCCTGCGCGCACGCATCGCCGCGGGGCAGGCGGCGGTGATCGCCGAGATCAAGAAGGCGAGCCCCAGCCAGGGCGTGATCCGGGCCGACTTTCAGCCCGCGCAGCTTGCGCGCAGCTACGCCCGCGGCGACGGCGCGCTGGCGGCGGCCTGCCTGTCGGTGCTGACCGACGCGCCTTACTTCCAGGGCGCGCCCGAATATCTGCAGCAGGCGCGCGCGGCCTGCGCGCTGCCGGTGCTGCGCAAGGACTTCATGATCGACCCTTGGCAGGTCCATGAGGCGCGCGCCATGGGCGCGGACTGCATCCTCCTGATCGCCGCCTGCCTGGAGGACGGCCAGATGGCCGACATGGAGGCGCTGGCGCACGCCCTGGGCATGGCGGTGCTGGTGGAGGTGCACGACGCGCCCGAACTCGAACGCGCGCTGCGCCTGAAGACACCGCTCATCGGCATCAACAACCGCAACCTGCGCAGCTTCGAGGTCAGCCTGCAGACCACGCTGCGCCTGCGCCCGCAGGTAGCGCCCGACCGCCTGCTGGTGGCCGAATCGGGCATTGCCACGCGCGCGGACGTGCAAACCCTGCGCGCGGCTGGAATTCAGGCCTTTCTCATAGGGGAAACGCTGATGCGCTCGGACGATCCGGGTCTGGCTTTGGGGCAATTGTTCGGGTAAATTGCAATCGGTTACGTTTTCGCGGACCGATCATGTACTCGCTCGTCTTTCCCCTGCGCCGGCCATGGCGGATGCTGGCACCCGCTCGCTGAATCTCCCGGCAGGTGAACTGCGCTGGCTGGCCCTGGTCTGGTTGCTGGTGGGTCTGTTGCTGGCCGGGGTGCTGTGGCTG
This portion of the Comamonas flocculans genome encodes:
- the trpC gene encoding indole-3-glycerol phosphate synthase TrpC, translating into MPDILQAICATKAQEVAAGKARMPLTTLRARAEAAAPARDFVASLRARIAAGQAAVIAEIKKASPSQGVIRADFQPAQLARSYARGDGALAAACLSVLTDAPYFQGAPEYLQQARAACALPVLRKDFMIDPWQVHEARAMGADCILLIAACLEDGQMADMEALAHALGMAVLVEVHDAPELERALRLKTPLIGINNRNLRSFEVSLQTTLRLRPQVAPDRLLVAESGIATRADVQTLRAAGIQAFLIGETLMRSDDPGLALGQLFG
- a CDS encoding anthranilate synthase component II, whose protein sequence is MNVLMIDNYDSFTYNLVQYLGELGAQVEVVRNDEIGLQEIAARAPERIVVSPGPSSPSEAGISVAAIRHFAGKVPLLGVCLGHQAIGEAFGGQVVRAGRQMHGKTSVITTDQKGVFAGLPRQFTVNRYHSLVIERASLPECLIVTATSEDGEIQGVRHRELAVEGVQFHPESILSEHGHALLRNFLELRD
- the trpD gene encoding anthranilate phosphoribosyltransferase; this translates as MNPITPQEALQRTIEHREIFHDEMLHLMRMIMRGELSPVMTAAIVTGLRVKKETIGEITAAAEVMREFSTKVQVADTTHLVDVVGTGGDGAGTFNISTCATFVVAAAGARVSKHGGRSVSSKSGSADVMEQLGVNLQLTPEQIARSVAEVGIGFMFAPNHHPAMKNVAPVRREMGVRTLFNILGPLTNPAGAPNILMGVFHEDLVGIQVRALQRLGAEHALVVYGRDGLDEISLGAGTRVGELRDGVVREYEIHPEDFGLRMAGTRALKVETPEESRAMLMGVLQGEEGPAHDVVCLNAGAALYAAGVAHSIADGLRRAQQAVASGAARARLDAFVAFTQGCKA